One part of the Phragmites australis chromosome 3, lpPhrAust1.1, whole genome shotgun sequence genome encodes these proteins:
- the LOC133913374 gene encoding uncharacterized protein LOC133913374 → MCMDRAAVPVKRVWLGIAARLGFRRKTGLRKLRKDVRTCEYRDVQVMWEMLRTTDAPVPLAEKEAAAAAAVAAAAGARKRKNAWRRFIYYCCAF, encoded by the exons ATGTGCATGGACCGAGCTGCCGTGCCGGTGAAGAGGGTCTGGCTCGGCATCGCCGCGCGCCTTGGATTCCGGCGAAAGACCG GCCTGAGGAAGCTGAGGAAGGACGTGCGGACGTGCGAGTACCGCGACGTGCAAGTCATGTGGGAGATGCTGAGGACGACGGACGCGCCGGTGCCGCTTGCGGAGAaagaggccgccgccgccgcggccgtcgcggcggccgccggcgccaggaagaggaagaacgcgTGGAGGCGGTTCATCTACTACTGCTGCGCGTTCTGA